TTATCGAAGATTCTCTCGGATTTCGCTATTTCCGCCCTGGCATATTTCTTCATCGGCTACTGGATCGCCTACGGCATCAATTTCTTCGAGCCGGCTGCCGTGCTGACGGAGAATCATGGCTACGGTCTGGTGAAGTTCTTCTTCCTGCTGACCTTCGCCGCGGCGATTCCGGCAATCATCTCCGGTGGTATTGCCGAGCGTGCCAAGTTCGGCCCGCAGCTGTGCGCCACGGCATTGATCGTGGCCTTCGTCTACCCCTTCTTCGAAGGCATGATCTGGAACGGCAACTATGGCTTCCAGGCCTGGCTCGAGGCTCGCTTCGGTGCAGGCTTCCATGACTTCGCCGGTTCGGTGGTGGTGCATGCCATGGGCGGTTGGTTGGCCTTCGGCGCCGTGCTGTTGCTGGGGCGCCGCAACGGGCGTTATCGCGACGGCAAGCTGGTGGCCATGGCGCCCTCGAACATTCCGTTCCTGGCGCTGGGCTCGTGGATCCTGATCATCGGCTGGTTCGGCTTCAACGTGATGAGCGCGCAGACGCTCGAAGGCGTCAGTGGCCTGGTGGCGGTCAACTCGCTGATGGCCATGGTTGGCGGTACCGTCGCCGCGCTGCTGGTAGGGCGCAACGACCCTGGCTTCCTGCATAACGGCCCGCTGGCTGGCCTGGTCGCGATTTGCGCCGGCTCGGACCTGATGCATCCGATTGGTGCTCTGGTCACTGGCGCGATTGCCGGTGCATTGTTCGTCTGGGCATTCACCGCGACGCAGGTGAAGTGGAAGATCGACGATGTGCTCGGTGTCTGGCCGCTGCATGGCCTGTGCGGTATCTGGGGCGGCATCGCCTGTGGCATCTTCGGCCTCAAGGCATTCGGCGGCCTGGGTGGCGTGAGCCTGGCCAGCCAGGTGATCGGCACTGCGTTGGGGGTGGTGGTCGCTCTGATCGGTGGCTTCGCGGTGTATGGCCTGCTCAAGGCGTCGCTGGGTATTCGCCTGAGTCAGGAAGAGGAATACAACGGTGCTGACCTGTCGATTCACAAGATCGGTGCGGTGAGTCAGGACTGAGAGGCCAGGGCAGGCGTTGTTTGCCAGCGTTTACGGCGGGCAATAAAAAACCGGGCAATGGCCCTAGCCGTTGGGGAAATCTGTTGAAAGATTCCCCGATGGCCTGCGGTTACGGGTCCTATAAGCAAAAATCCCCAGCCGAGATATTTTCTGCTGGGGACTTCTGCTTTTTGGCTTTCAGATCATGACGTTAACGGTCTGCATCAACAGATTAAGCCAACGCCTTGGCAATGGCCCGGTTTTTCATTCAGTTGTAGATCAGTCGCGACGACCTTCTACCGATTTGCCGGCGACGGTGCCTTCCTTGAGCATGATCTGGTATTCCTTGCCGTCGGTTTCCACCTGATGCAGGCGTACCAGCAGGTGGCCCCAGTCTTTGGCGAACCACAGCACGGTCTTGCGGGTGCTTTGCGTGGGGTCACGCACGCGTTCGACCTTGATTGCGTCAATCAGGCCCGCCTTGGTGCGTACCACTTCTTCGCCCAGCACGCGGAAGTCATAGGTTTCGATCTCGTCACCGTCGACCACCTGGTAGCTCACGCTCTTCTTGCCGGCCGCAACGTCCTCTTGCAGGGCAACCTGGTAGGTCGATTTGTCCAGCAGGCCACGGTTGAGCGGCAGTCTTACGGCATCGCCACGGTCGCTGCCGATGACTTGCTTCTGCTCCCAGTCGAAGTCCTGCTCGACCTTCTTGCCTTTGCCCAGGCCGCTGCGATTGAGGCGGTAGGTCAGTGGCAGCAGGGCGCCGTTGTCGACGCGGAAGGTGCTTTCTTCGGTGAGGCCGGCGACCAGCATCGATGCTTCGAAGTTGAGGGTCCAGCGGCCGTCGTCTTCACGTTTGAGGCTGCGCTCGGCGCTGCCACTGACCGGCAGCTGCTTCCAGTCCGCGGTGTAGCTGGCGGAGAAGGGCTGCAGGTCCTCGGCAAAGGCGGACAGGCTGAACAGTGTCAGGGCGAACAGCAGGGCACGACGCATAGAGTCTCCTAGGTTCGAATCAGGTGGCCGCTGGCGGGCAGCGGCTGGCCATCCAGCATTGCGCCTTGAGCGCCAAGACGCAAGCGGCCTTCGGCAAACCAGCGCACTGCCAGCGGATAGATCTGGTGTTCCTGCTGGTGCACGCGGCGAGCAAGGCTTTCGGCCGTGTCGTCTGCCTTGATCGGCAACACAGCTTGTACGACCAGAGGGCCACCATCGAGTTCCTCGGTCACGAAGTGCACGCTGCAGCCGTGTTCGCTGTCGCCGGCTTCCAGGGCGCGCTGATGGGTATGCAGCCCCTTGTGCTTGGGTAGCAGTGACGGATGGATATTCAGCAGGCGGCCTGCGTAGTGCTGAACGAAGCCCGGCGTGAGGATGCGCATGAAGCCAGCCAGCACCACCAGGTCAGGCTGATGGGCATCGATGGCCTGGATCAGGGCTGCGTCGAAGGCGTCGCGGCCATCGAACTGCTTGTGGTCGAGCATGCCGGTGGCGATGCCGGCCTGTTTCGCTCGCTCCAGGCCATAGGCATCGGCGCGGTTGCAGATAACCGCGGCGATGCGGGCCGGATTGCCGTCGTGGCCGACGCTGTCGATCAGCGCTTGCAGATTGCTGCCTGATCCGGAGATCAGGACGACGACATTGCAGGGCATCAGTGGGCTTTCAGGTTGTTCAACTGAACCTGGGCTGCGCCTTCTGCTGCGGCGGTGATCTGGCCGATGACCCAAGGTTGCTCGCCGCTGGCGCG
The genomic region above belongs to Pseudomonas sediminis and contains:
- a CDS encoding ammonium transporter, encoding MENINSAVATLIHGSNTLFILLGAIMVLAMHAGFAFLEVGTVRQKNQVNALSKILSDFAISALAYFFIGYWIAYGINFFEPAAVLTENHGYGLVKFFFLLTFAAAIPAIISGGIAERAKFGPQLCATALIVAFVYPFFEGMIWNGNYGFQAWLEARFGAGFHDFAGSVVVHAMGGWLAFGAVLLLGRRNGRYRDGKLVAMAPSNIPFLALGSWILIIGWFGFNVMSAQTLEGVSGLVAVNSLMAMVGGTVAALLVGRNDPGFLHNGPLAGLVAICAGSDLMHPIGALVTGAIAGALFVWAFTATQVKWKIDDVLGVWPLHGLCGIWGGIACGIFGLKAFGGLGGVSLASQVIGTALGVVVALIGGFAVYGLLKASLGIRLSQEEEYNGADLSIHKIGAVSQD
- a CDS encoding DUF3108 domain-containing protein; this translates as MRRALLFALTLFSLSAFAEDLQPFSASYTADWKQLPVSGSAERSLKREDDGRWTLNFEASMLVAGLTEESTFRVDNGALLPLTYRLNRSGLGKGKKVEQDFDWEQKQVIGSDRGDAVRLPLNRGLLDKSTYQVALQEDVAAGKKSVSYQVVDGDEIETYDFRVLGEEVVRTKAGLIDAIKVERVRDPTQSTRKTVLWFAKDWGHLLVRLHQVETDGKEYQIMLKEGTVAGKSVEGRRD
- the purN gene encoding phosphoribosylglycinamide formyltransferase; translated protein: MPCNVVVLISGSGSNLQALIDSVGHDGNPARIAAVICNRADAYGLERAKQAGIATGMLDHKQFDGRDAFDAALIQAIDAHQPDLVVLAGFMRILTPGFVQHYAGRLLNIHPSLLPKHKGLHTHQRALEAGDSEHGCSVHFVTEELDGGPLVVQAVLPIKADDTAESLARRVHQQEHQIYPLAVRWFAEGRLRLGAQGAMLDGQPLPASGHLIRT